Proteins found in one Quercus robur chromosome 2, dhQueRobu3.1, whole genome shotgun sequence genomic segment:
- the LOC126713103 gene encoding uncharacterized protein LOC126713103 — MDDYLSNSNDGSSVTEQLMDGDYGSHYNDGGDLNNDNYNNGDNNDDGDDSNDDDDDDSTDDDDDDDDSDDDFDDEFVELVYVACVLAVICCMVYINETPCRNFEQTWQLSESGPSQKKRKLGAAKLDNHLSRLEDACELRSLANSREQQSSIRNVMELVCTLPGVEKGSDLHFAASHIFLKKSYREMFVILKKPDLQLRWLKGLVNSRK, encoded by the coding sequence ATGGATGATTATCTTAGTAATAGTAATGATGGAAGTAGCGTTACCGAACAGTTAATGGATGGGGATTATGGAAGTCATTATAATGATGGTGGTGACTTGAATAATGACAATTATAACAATGGTGACAataatgatgatggtgatgacagtaatgatgacgatgatgatgacaGTACTGATGATGACGATGACGACGATGATAGTGAcgatgattttgatgatgagtttgttGAACTAGTGTATGTTGCATGTGTATTAGCTGTGATATGTTGCATGGTGTACATTAATGAGACTCCTTGTAGAAATTTTGAACAAACATGGCAACTTAGTGAATCTGGGCCCtcacaaaagaaaaggaagttaGGAGCTGCAAAATTGGATAATCATCTTAGTCGCCTAGAAGATGCATGTGAGCTTAGGAGTTTAGCTAATTCAAGAGAGCAACAAAGTTCAATTCGTAATGTCATGGAACTTGTGTGTACACTTCCTGGTGTGGAGAAAGGCTCTGACCTCCACTTTGCAGCTTCTCatatctttttgaaaaagtcaTATAGAGAGATGTTTGTAATTTTGAAGAAGCCAGATTTACAGCTTAGGTGGCTAAAGGGATTGGTCAATTCAAGGAAGTGA